In the genome of Massilia sp. PAMC28688, one region contains:
- a CDS encoding DUF4124 domain-containing protein yields the protein MINSAIARALLAASFICAAGAHAGEIRKCVTAEGHVTLTDDACPDGTVVAKVIKTPDEAAEPVEPVVTTLAAREVPVERFTLPRIAARYVNLARKSKVTRGLSLDTQTLRAARVNLQVEETMRGQRMASLQ from the coding sequence ATGATCAACTCAGCAATAGCACGCGCCCTGCTTGCCGCCAGCTTCATCTGCGCCGCCGGCGCCCATGCCGGCGAAATCCGCAAATGCGTCACCGCAGAAGGCCATGTCACCCTGACCGACGATGCATGTCCGGACGGGACCGTTGTGGCCAAGGTCATCAAGACCCCCGACGAGGCTGCGGAGCCGGTGGAGCCGGTGGTCACGACCCTGGCCGCGCGTGAGGTCCCGGTTGAACGCTTCACGCTGCCGCGCATTGCCGCACGCTACGTCAATCTGGCCAGGAAGAGCAAGGTCACCCGCGGCCTGTCGCTCGACACGCAAACCCTGCGCGCGGCCCGCGTCAACCTGCAGGTAGAAGAAACCATGCGCGGACAGCGCATGGCGTCGCTGCAATAA
- a CDS encoding ATP-binding protein has protein sequence MHIRTYLYMMAAAILLPVIVLSGVALRMLQQAERDAALGALAETANSFALLVDSELYSAEASLRVLAASPSLARGDYAALRVQATAAGPGRHEWLVLLDASGHELLSTARAPGRPKVPLADAAAMRAPLAQGKTVVSNLARSAPDKLVSAVNVPVRLPDGRAYILSHAFASEHFMSLMQEIRAPQGWLMGIIDANGNFVARNVDARNRLGTQARPELVAAMRATARGRIRHRALEGTEVYSVFGRSSMSGWSVAVAAPVALIDRSARNATLVAAGGLLAALLCAFVVTALFGRQHVRSIQRAMHAARGLGNGIPPAPTHSRVVEVDQLHQALHAAGEQLLQAHAYRKHAETERQSLLEGEQKARVMAEQQNSAKDQFLAMLGHELRNPLAPISTAAQLLRLQSPDAARVRYASDVIARQVDHMNSLLGDLLDVSRVTRGLVALNVEQVDLKSIIERALEQTAALVGVKEHQLRVTLPDQPVLLHGDKARLIQIFANLINNAAKYTPAGGKIALAATLAPASVVLTISDNGEGFSDKLLPRIFDLFSQGERTPDRSQGGLGLGLALVQSLVKLHGGSVSAFSAGPGQGSVFTVTLPYAPHAAAPPAPARPSRPAPQRLGIMIVDDNIDGAISLSLFLEEAGGHRVSTYYDASTALASAAREAPEVFILDIGLPDFTGYELARRLRAMPQFAEALFIALTGYGQPQDKQAALDAGFDHHVAKPADPQTILGLVGRLAQQA, from the coding sequence ATGCACATACGCACGTATCTCTACATGATGGCTGCGGCAATTTTGTTGCCGGTCATTGTGCTGTCCGGTGTGGCGCTGCGCATGTTGCAGCAGGCCGAACGCGACGCTGCGCTCGGCGCGCTGGCCGAGACCGCCAACAGCTTCGCCCTGCTGGTGGACAGTGAACTGTACAGCGCCGAAGCGTCGCTGCGGGTGCTGGCAGCGTCGCCCTCGCTGGCGCGCGGCGATTACGCGGCGCTGCGTGTCCAGGCCACCGCTGCCGGGCCGGGCCGGCACGAGTGGCTGGTGCTGCTCGATGCCAGTGGCCATGAGCTGCTCAGTACCGCGCGGGCACCGGGCAGGCCCAAGGTGCCGCTGGCCGACGCGGCAGCAATGCGCGCCCCACTGGCGCAAGGCAAGACAGTGGTGTCCAACCTGGCCCGGTCGGCGCCGGACAAGCTCGTCTCCGCCGTCAACGTCCCCGTGCGTCTGCCTGACGGGCGCGCTTACATCCTCTCGCACGCCTTTGCCAGCGAGCATTTCATGTCCTTGATGCAGGAAATCCGCGCCCCCCAGGGCTGGCTGATGGGCATCATTGATGCCAACGGCAATTTTGTCGCGCGCAACGTCGATGCCCGCAACCGGCTGGGCACCCAGGCCCGGCCAGAACTGGTGGCGGCCATGCGCGCCACCGCGCGCGGCCGCATCCGCCACCGTGCGCTGGAAGGAACCGAGGTCTACAGCGTGTTCGGCCGTTCCTCCATGTCCGGCTGGTCGGTGGCCGTGGCCGCGCCCGTGGCGCTGATCGACCGCTCGGCGCGCAACGCCACCCTGGTGGCAGCAGGTGGCCTGCTGGCAGCGCTCCTGTGCGCCTTCGTCGTCACTGCCCTGTTCGGGCGCCAGCATGTGCGCTCCATCCAGCGCGCCATGCATGCCGCGCGGGGCCTGGGAAATGGCATTCCGCCCGCGCCCACCCATTCGCGGGTGGTGGAAGTGGACCAGCTGCACCAGGCCCTGCACGCGGCCGGTGAGCAATTGCTGCAGGCCCACGCTTACCGCAAGCACGCCGAAACCGAGCGCCAGAGCCTGCTTGAAGGGGAGCAAAAGGCACGCGTGATGGCAGAGCAGCAAAATAGTGCCAAGGACCAGTTCCTCGCCATGCTGGGGCATGAATTGCGCAATCCGCTCGCACCCATCAGTACCGCGGCCCAGCTGCTCAGGCTGCAGTCGCCCGATGCGGCGCGCGTGCGCTATGCCAGCGACGTGATTGCGCGCCAGGTCGACCACATGAACAGCCTGCTTGGCGACTTGCTCGATGTGTCGCGCGTCACGCGCGGCCTGGTAGCGCTCAATGTTGAACAGGTCGACCTGAAGTCGATTATCGAGCGCGCCCTGGAGCAGACGGCCGCGCTGGTCGGGGTCAAGGAGCACCAGCTGCGCGTGACATTGCCGGATCAGCCGGTGCTGCTCCACGGCGACAAGGCGCGCCTGATCCAGATCTTTGCCAACCTGATCAATAACGCGGCCAAGTACACGCCGGCCGGGGGCAAGATCGCGCTGGCGGCCACGCTCGCGCCGGCCAGCGTGGTGCTCACCATCAGCGATAACGGGGAAGGATTTTCCGACAAGCTGCTGCCGCGCATCTTTGATTTGTTTTCGCAAGGCGAGCGTACCCCGGACCGCTCCCAGGGCGGGCTGGGGCTGGGACTGGCGCTGGTGCAAAGCCTGGTCAAGCTGCATGGCGGCTCGGTCAGCGCGTTCAGTGCGGGGCCGGGGCAGGGCAGTGTGTTCACCGTCACCTTGCCCTACGCCCCCCATGCGGCGGCGCCTCCGGCGCCTGCGCGCCCGTCGCGCCCGGCGCCGCAGCGCCTGGGCATCATGATTGTTGACGACAATATCGATGGCGCCATCAGCCTGTCGCTGTTTCTCGAAGAAGCGGGCGGCCACCGCGTCTCGACCTATTACGACGCCAGTACGGCACTGGCCAGCGCCGCCAGGGAGGCGCCCGAGGTCTTCATCCTCGATATCGGCCTGCCTGACTTTACCGGTTATGAACTGGCGCGGCGCCTGCGCGCCATGCCCCAGTTCGCCGAAGCCCTGTTCATTGCCCTGACCGGCTATGGCCAGCCGCAGGACAAGCAGGCTGCCCTGGACGCCGGCTTCGACCACCATGTGGCCAAGCCGGCCGACCCCCAGACCATCCTGGGACTGGTAGGGCGGCTGGCGCAGCAAGCCTGA
- a CDS encoding NUDIX hydrolase, translated as MPPWLPGRQRPASLYTGWGAGGVRESSYRIPSRIIAAAAGAGCVLLARSGLAAQYGWDEPVHDAPARRLPPSGALRAPILPCPGGAVSAPLPVSCGTLVVNPQGQLLLCHVTNTARWDIPKGMQDEGETPLQAAMRELMEEAGVCLPKALFEDLGSFDYRRDKRLHLFRVAVADELGDLSQLACTSFFPHPKTGRPTLEADGFRWAGRDELAQLCWPRMGQLLLSLQW; from the coding sequence TTGCCTCCTTGGTTGCCGGGCCGCCAGCGGCCAGCTTCACTATATACCGGCTGGGGCGCCGGTGGCGTGCGCGAGAGCAGCTACCGTATTCCATCACGCATCATTGCCGCCGCGGCCGGTGCCGGCTGCGTACTGCTTGCCAGATCCGGGCTGGCCGCGCAATATGGATGGGATGAACCAGTCCATGATGCACCAGCGCGGCGATTGCCGCCGTCAGGCGCGCTGCGAGCGCCCATCTTGCCCTGCCCGGGTGGCGCCGTGAGCGCGCCATTGCCCGTTTCCTGCGGTACCTTGGTGGTCAACCCGCAGGGGCAGCTGTTGCTGTGTCACGTGACCAATACGGCGCGCTGGGATATTCCCAAGGGAATGCAGGACGAGGGGGAAACGCCCCTGCAGGCGGCAATGCGGGAACTGATGGAAGAAGCGGGCGTGTGCCTGCCAAAGGCGCTGTTTGAAGATCTGGGCAGCTTTGACTACCGGCGCGACAAGCGCCTGCACCTGTTCCGGGTGGCGGTAGCAGACGAACTGGGCGACCTGTCGCAGCTGGCCTGCACCAGTTTCTTCCCCCATCCCAAGACGGGCCGGCCCACACTGGAGGCCGATGGCTTCCGCTGGGCCGGGCGCGACGAACTGGCGCAACTGTGCTGGCCGCGCATGGGCCAGCTGCTGCTATCGCTGCAGTGGTAG
- a CDS encoding DUF5985 family protein yields MTHLLAGAIAMGSMIIALFFLRFWRDTKDRFFLYFALSFMIEGAHRVYGTLEMVQNEASPLQYLIRLAAYALILWAILEKNLPQRKNRP; encoded by the coding sequence ATGACGCACCTGCTTGCCGGCGCCATTGCCATGGGATCGATGATCATCGCCCTGTTCTTCCTGCGTTTTTGGCGCGACACCAAGGACCGCTTCTTCCTGTATTTTGCCCTCTCGTTCATGATCGAGGGTGCGCACCGCGTCTACGGCACGCTCGAAATGGTGCAGAACGAAGCCTCGCCCTTGCAGTACCTGATTCGCCTGGCCGCGTATGCCCTGATTCTGTGGGCCATCCTGGAAAAGAACCTGCCCCAGCGTAAGAACCGCCCCTAG
- a CDS encoding DUF5985 family protein: protein MAIIIYLLCTITSLACAWLLLSSYRRTGHRLLFWSGLCFVCMTVNNILLTLDKVVFPDVYLLPLRLFAALFAVALLLYGLIFEKE, encoded by the coding sequence ATGGCGATCATCATCTATTTGCTGTGCACGATCACCTCGCTGGCATGTGCCTGGCTGCTGCTCAGCAGTTATCGGCGCACGGGCCACCGCCTGCTGTTCTGGAGCGGCCTGTGCTTTGTCTGCATGACGGTCAACAATATCCTGCTCACGCTCGACAAGGTCGTGTTCCCGGACGTGTACCTGCTGCCATTGCGCCTGTTTGCCGCCCTGTTTGCCGTCGCCCTGCTGCTGTACGGCCTCATTTTCGAAAAGGAGTAG
- a CDS encoding alpha/beta hydrolase, which translates to MTASFEQERRKDWQKRRDITALHPEPPEPPTDIDRLLHAFMGQATQGVAPGSLALAGIDWAWHLAQSPGKWQRLLEKAVRKDLRWLHYAARATLGLAAPPCIEPLPQDRRFRGPLWQQWPYNLLQQAFLLNQQWWFNATTGIDGVTRHHEQVVSFVARQLLDLFSPVNFIATNPEVGAAIATEGGANLVRGAVNLLDDLQRRAAGAPPAGSEAFRPGHEVAVTPGRVVFRNRLIELIQYSPATDSVHAAPILIVPAWIMKYYILDLSPHNSLVRFLVENGHTVFMISWHNPGPADRELGMDDYLRDGVMAAIDQVRSIIPGQAINAVGYCLGGTLLAIAAAALGCGESGPGPLKSMTLLAAQTDFSEAGELMLFIDESQIAWLEDLMWQQGYLDNRQMAGAFRLLRSNDLVWSLAVNQYLLGRRAPMTDLMAWNADTTRMPWRMHSDYLRRLFLNNDLFSGRYRVDGRPVALSDMRLPIFAVATISDHVSPWRSVYKLHLMPSCDVQFVLTSGGHNAGIVSEPGHKGRHYYTALRKPGACYLDPDRWLEAAQEREGSWWLAWLDWLQCQDGQAAAAPRAVAPGLGAAPGSYVLER; encoded by the coding sequence ATGACCGCGTCGTTTGAGCAGGAACGCAGGAAGGATTGGCAAAAGCGGCGCGACATTACCGCCCTGCACCCGGAGCCGCCGGAGCCGCCCACCGACATCGACCGCCTGCTCCATGCGTTCATGGGGCAGGCCACGCAGGGCGTGGCGCCGGGCAGCCTGGCCCTGGCTGGCATCGACTGGGCCTGGCACCTGGCGCAGTCGCCCGGCAAGTGGCAGCGGCTGCTGGAAAAGGCGGTGCGCAAGGACCTGCGCTGGCTCCATTACGCCGCGCGCGCCACGCTGGGCCTGGCGGCGCCGCCATGCATCGAACCGCTGCCCCAGGACCGGCGCTTTCGCGGCCCCCTGTGGCAGCAATGGCCGTACAACCTGCTGCAGCAAGCCTTCCTGCTCAACCAGCAGTGGTGGTTCAATGCCACCACCGGCATTGATGGCGTGACCCGGCACCACGAACAGGTGGTGTCGTTCGTGGCGCGCCAGCTGCTTGACCTGTTCTCGCCGGTCAATTTCATTGCCACCAATCCGGAAGTGGGGGCCGCCATTGCCACCGAAGGCGGCGCCAACCTGGTGCGCGGCGCCGTCAATTTGCTCGACGACCTGCAGCGCCGTGCTGCCGGCGCGCCGCCCGCCGGTAGCGAAGCCTTCCGTCCCGGACACGAGGTGGCGGTCACGCCGGGACGGGTGGTGTTCCGCAACCGCCTGATCGAACTGATCCAGTACAGCCCGGCTACCGACAGCGTGCATGCCGCCCCCATCCTGATCGTGCCGGCCTGGATCATGAAGTACTACATCCTCGACCTCTCGCCCCACAATTCGCTGGTGCGCTTCCTGGTCGAGAACGGCCATACGGTATTCATGATTTCGTGGCACAACCCGGGCCCCGCGGACCGCGAGCTTGGCATGGACGACTACCTGCGCGACGGCGTCATGGCCGCCATCGACCAGGTACGCAGCATCATTCCCGGGCAGGCCATCAATGCCGTCGGCTATTGCCTCGGCGGCACCCTGCTGGCAATTGCCGCGGCAGCGCTGGGCTGCGGCGAGAGTGGGCCGGGCCCGCTCAAGTCCATGACGCTGCTGGCGGCCCAGACCGATTTCAGCGAGGCGGGCGAACTGATGCTGTTTATCGACGAGAGCCAGATCGCGTGGCTCGAAGACCTGATGTGGCAGCAGGGCTATCTCGACAACCGGCAGATGGCCGGCGCCTTCCGCCTGCTGCGCAGCAATGACCTGGTGTGGTCGCTGGCCGTCAACCAGTACCTGCTGGGCCGGCGTGCCCCGATGACCGACCTCATGGCCTGGAATGCCGACACCACCCGCATGCCGTGGCGCATGCACAGCGACTACCTGCGCCGGCTGTTCCTCAATAACGATCTGTTTTCCGGCCGTTACCGTGTGGACGGCAGGCCGGTCGCCCTGTCCGACATGCGCCTGCCCATCTTTGCCGTGGCCACCATTAGCGACCATGTCTCGCCCTGGCGCTCGGTGTACAAGCTGCACCTGATGCCCTCGTGCGACGTGCAGTTCGTGCTCACCAGCGGCGGCCACAATGCGGGCATCGTCAGCGAGCCGGGCCACAAGGGGCGGCATTACTACACGGCGCTGCGCAAGCCGGGCGCCTGCTACCTCGACCCCGACCGCTGGCTGGAAGCGGCGCAGGAACGGGAAGGTTCATGGTGGCTGGCCTGGCTGGACTGGCTGCAGTGCCAGGATGGCCAGGCCGCCGCCGCGCCGCGCGCAGTCGCGCCGGGGCTGGGCGCGGCCCCGGGAAGCTATGTTCTGGAGCGATAA
- a CDS encoding YsnF/AvaK domain-containing protein: MATDSPSTADDGDTVMPVMREDVQVGTRQVDTGRGVRIHKTVSEQPHHIDQTLLREAVNVRRIPVDKIVSLTEAPVARQEGDTLIVPILEEILVVEKRLRIKEEIHITRTAQQEPYAETVMLRSEHVSVERFDDSSATEVTSPNGGNHHEAHTRSRI, from the coding sequence ATGGCGACAGATTCACCTTCCACTGCGGATGACGGCGACACGGTCATGCCGGTCATGCGTGAAGATGTACAGGTCGGGACCCGTCAAGTGGACACCGGCCGTGGCGTGCGCATCCACAAGACGGTGAGTGAACAGCCTCACCACATCGACCAGACCCTGCTGCGCGAAGCCGTCAATGTGCGGCGGATTCCGGTCGACAAAATAGTGTCCCTCACTGAAGCGCCGGTGGCGCGCCAGGAAGGCGACACATTGATTGTGCCAATTCTGGAGGAAATCCTGGTCGTTGAAAAACGACTTCGCATCAAGGAGGAGATTCACATCACGCGTACCGCCCAGCAGGAACCGTATGCCGAGACCGTGATGCTGCGGTCCGAGCATGTTTCTGTCGAGCGGTTTGACGATTCATCTGCAACTGAAGTGACATCACCTAACGGAGGAAATCATCATGAAGCACACACTCGTAGCCGTATTTGA
- a CDS encoding YsnF/AvaK domain-containing protein: MKHTLVAVFDNRTDAQKALEDLASSGFSRQCVRLSEGDTTGQTGISSSGTTGTTGTTARSDDMDDDGSFGASIRNFFGDLFGNDRSEDYRMYSEAVSRGNYVLTLDADSEPEVERAADIVERYGPIDIDEHAQQWGVMGQDSARMGSSGRQQSQSMSQQAALGSSQGLLGGQLQGSQLQGSQQYQDTASQRVGEGKSIPVIQEELKVGKREVQRGGVRVYNRLVETPVNETVGLREEHVNVERHAVDRQIDPADLNAFKETTIEMRETAEEAVVEKTARVVEEVVVDKQVTQHQQQINDTVRHTEVEVEQLSAEDDTYFRNHYQSSLASSGQRYEDYAPAYSYGNSMARSEMYRGRPWNDVEPELRSDWESRNSGSTWENMKAAVRHGWERMTS; this comes from the coding sequence ATGAAGCACACACTCGTAGCCGTATTTGACAACCGTACCGACGCCCAGAAGGCACTTGAGGACCTGGCCTCATCGGGCTTCTCGCGCCAGTGCGTCCGTCTCTCCGAAGGCGATACCACCGGCCAGACCGGGATCAGCAGCAGCGGCACCACCGGCACCACCGGCACCACGGCCCGCAGCGATGACATGGATGACGATGGCTCGTTCGGTGCGAGCATCCGCAACTTCTTTGGCGACCTGTTCGGCAATGACCGCAGCGAAGACTACCGCATGTATTCCGAGGCCGTCTCGCGCGGCAATTATGTGCTGACCCTGGACGCCGACAGCGAGCCGGAAGTCGAGCGCGCAGCAGACATTGTCGAACGCTATGGCCCGATCGATATTGACGAGCATGCCCAGCAGTGGGGCGTGATGGGCCAGGACAGCGCGCGCATGGGCAGCAGTGGCCGTCAGCAGTCGCAGTCCATGTCGCAGCAGGCCGCCCTCGGTTCCTCGCAGGGGCTGCTCGGCGGGCAGCTGCAGGGTTCACAGCTGCAGGGTTCGCAGCAGTACCAGGATACCGCTTCCCAGCGCGTGGGCGAGGGCAAGTCCATCCCCGTCATCCAGGAAGAGCTCAAGGTGGGCAAGCGCGAAGTGCAGCGCGGCGGCGTGCGCGTCTACAACCGCCTGGTCGAGACGCCCGTCAATGAAACCGTGGGCCTGCGCGAAGAGCATGTCAATGTCGAGCGCCACGCGGTGGACCGTCAGATCGATCCGGCCGACCTGAACGCATTCAAGGAAACCACCATTGAAATGCGCGAGACGGCCGAAGAGGCAGTGGTGGAAAAAACCGCGCGCGTGGTCGAGGAAGTGGTGGTGGACAAGCAGGTCACCCAGCATCAGCAGCAGATCAACGACACGGTGCGCCATACCGAAGTGGAAGTCGAACAGCTCTCGGCGGAAGACGACACCTATTTCCGCAATCATTACCAGAGCAGCCTGGCCAGCTCGGGGCAGCGCTATGAAGACTATGCGCCCGCCTACAGCTACGGCAACAGCATGGCGCGCAGCGAGATGTACCGGGGCCGTCCATGGAACGATGTCGAACCCGAACTGCGCAGTGACTGGGAATCGCGCAACAGCGGCTCGACCTGGGAAAACATGAAGGCTGCCGTGCGGCACGGCTGGGAACGCATGACTTCCTGA
- a CDS encoding diguanylate cyclase codes for MTSIQPAQPMPRFQAPDPERAFAIRMLEMLAVPAFVLDTECRVVIWNRACEKLTGVPAHEMVGTREHWRSFYDTARPTLADLVIQDRMDEIDHLYLHVGRDALTGSALCAETWCDMPRSGKRRYIAADASPIFDDDGELAAVVQTLRDITDEKAAQNALQQLATRDGLTGLANRRCFDETLRAEWARATRQHQPLSLLMVDVDNFKAYNDANGHLGGDECLKRIACAVAKEMRANDLVARYGGEEFAVILPNQSLKGAAIVAERIRCRVEQLLVPHGSGSNRHVTVSIGAATAFAAPDTDPSQLLAIADAALYRAKHMGRNRISLPATEVA; via the coding sequence ATGACCAGCATACAACCTGCCCAGCCAATGCCGCGCTTCCAGGCGCCGGACCCGGAGCGCGCCTTTGCCATCAGGATGCTGGAAATGCTGGCCGTTCCCGCCTTCGTGCTCGATACCGAGTGCCGGGTGGTGATCTGGAACCGGGCCTGCGAGAAGCTGACGGGGGTGCCGGCCCACGAAATGGTGGGCACGCGCGAACACTGGCGCAGCTTTTACGACACTGCCCGCCCCACCCTGGCCGACCTGGTGATCCAGGACCGGATGGACGAAATCGACCACCTGTACCTGCACGTGGGACGCGATGCCCTCACCGGCAGCGCCTTGTGCGCCGAAACCTGGTGCGACATGCCGCGCTCGGGCAAACGGCGCTACATTGCCGCCGATGCCAGCCCGATATTTGACGATGATGGTGAACTTGCCGCCGTGGTCCAGACGCTGCGCGACATCACGGACGAAAAGGCGGCGCAAAACGCGCTGCAGCAGCTTGCCACGCGCGATGGGCTGACCGGCCTGGCCAATCGGCGCTGCTTTGATGAAACGCTGCGCGCCGAATGGGCGCGCGCCACCCGCCAGCACCAGCCCTTGTCGCTGCTGATGGTCGATGTCGACAATTTCAAGGCGTACAACGATGCCAACGGCCATCTGGGCGGCGACGAATGTCTCAAGCGCATTGCCTGCGCGGTGGCCAAGGAAATGCGTGCCAATGACCTGGTGGCGCGCTACGGGGGCGAGGAATTCGCCGTGATCCTGCCCAACCAGTCGCTCAAGGGCGCGGCCATCGTGGCCGAACGCATCCGCTGCAGGGTCGAGCAGCTGCTGGTGCCCCATGGCAGCGGCAGCAACAGGCATGTGACGGTGAGCATTGGTGCGGCCACGGCCTTTGCCGCCCCGGACACGGATCCCAGCCAGCTCCTGGCCATTGCCGACGCCGCCCTCTACCGCGCCAAGCACATGGGCAGGAACCGGATCAGCCTGCCCGCCACGGAAGTGGCTTGA
- a CDS encoding sensor histidine kinase: MNATYPTMLLAIAWMTLLGWGFQALLRRHLRLDDRLADLEAQLAVEQHARETAERALSSTHMSLCKLAKQQETVREAERQRIGRDIHDDLGQNLLALRIDLSLLHVSTTGAHPQITQKVDSMMGNLDQTIASLRAVINDLRPLALSAGLATAIASQLADLSRMHNVEHQLRAEPGVFDCPPDDERDAAVFRILQETLCNVARHAHATQVVVELQRCGGVLTMSVRDNGVGMPSGALQRGSGLPGIRERAAAIGGKVVVESKPGVGTLVRLSYPVPQAYAVQ, encoded by the coding sequence ATGAACGCTACCTACCCGACCATGCTGCTTGCAATTGCCTGGATGACGCTGCTGGGATGGGGCTTTCAAGCCTTGCTGAGGCGCCACCTCCGCCTGGACGACCGCCTGGCCGACCTGGAAGCGCAGCTGGCCGTGGAACAGCATGCCCGCGAAACGGCCGAGCGCGCCCTCTCGAGCACCCATATGTCGCTGTGCAAGCTGGCCAAGCAGCAGGAAACCGTGCGCGAAGCCGAGCGCCAGCGCATCGGGCGCGATATCCATGACGACCTGGGCCAGAACCTCTTGGCCCTGCGCATCGACCTGTCGCTGCTGCATGTCAGCACGACCGGCGCCCATCCCCAAATCACGCAGAAGGTCGATTCCATGATGGGCAACCTGGACCAGACCATTGCCTCCCTGCGCGCGGTCATCAATGACCTGCGTCCGTTGGCCCTGTCGGCCGGGCTCGCCACTGCCATTGCCAGCCAGCTGGCCGACCTGTCGCGCATGCACAATGTAGAGCATCAGCTGCGGGCCGAGCCGGGCGTCTTTGATTGTCCACCCGATGATGAGCGCGATGCGGCCGTGTTCCGCATCCTTCAGGAAACGCTGTGTAACGTGGCGCGCCATGCCCACGCCACGCAAGTCGTTGTCGAGCTACAACGCTGCGGCGGCGTGCTCACCATGTCGGTGCGCGACAACGGCGTGGGCATGCCAAGCGGCGCCCTGCAGCGCGGCAGCGGCCTGCCCGGCATCCGCGAACGGGCTGCCGCCATCGGCGGCAAGGTGGTGGTGGAAAGTAAACCTGGGGTCGGCACCCTGGTGCGCCTGTCGTATCCCGTTCCGCAGGCCTATGCCGTGCAGTAA
- the queE gene encoding 7-carboxy-7-deazaguanine synthase, with protein sequence MTYSIKEIFYTLQGEGAHAGRPAVFCRFAGCNLWTGRESDRAGAVCTFCDTDFVGTDGELGGKFASAASLAARIDSLWPPTHAASKYVVFTGGEPLLQLDAALIAAMHEAGFTIAIETNGTLPVPPGVDWICVSPKMGAKLVVEKGSELKVVIPQTGQDLHAYEHLDFDNFFVQPMDGPLAEFNTRLAIDTCKRNPKWKLSLQTHKLLHIP encoded by the coding sequence GTGACTTACAGTATTAAAGAGATTTTCTACACCTTGCAGGGCGAGGGCGCCCATGCGGGACGCCCGGCCGTGTTCTGCCGTTTTGCCGGCTGCAACCTGTGGACCGGGCGCGAGAGCGACCGGGCCGGCGCCGTCTGCACCTTTTGCGACACCGATTTTGTCGGGACCGACGGCGAACTGGGCGGCAAGTTCGCCAGCGCCGCGTCCCTGGCCGCGCGCATCGACTCCCTGTGGCCCCCCACGCACGCCGCCAGCAAGTACGTGGTCTTTACGGGCGGCGAGCCCCTGCTGCAGCTGGACGCGGCGCTGATTGCGGCGATGCACGAGGCCGGCTTTACGATTGCCATTGAAACCAATGGCACCTTGCCGGTGCCGCCCGGGGTGGACTGGATTTGCGTCAGCCCCAAGATGGGCGCAAAACTGGTGGTGGAAAAGGGGAGCGAGCTGAAGGTCGTGATTCCGCAAACGGGCCAGGATCTGCACGCCTACGAGCACCTGGACTTCGACAATTTCTTCGTGCAGCCCATGGATGGCCCGCTGGCCGAGTTCAACACGCGCCTGGCCATCGACACTTGCAAGCGCAATCCCAAGTGGAAGCTGAGCCTGCAAACCCACAAACTGCTGCACATTCCGTAA
- the queD gene encoding 6-carboxytetrahydropterin synthase QueD → MLTITRKLEFDAGHRIPDHKSQCRNLHGHRYTLEITLTGAVIHAEGNSDNGMIMDFSDIKALAKEHLVDVWDHAFLVYEKDDKVRDFLATLPGHKTVVIDRIPTVENLAQIAFDILRATYTDRYGTGLRLHKLVLHETPNCWAEITDA, encoded by the coding sequence ATGCTCACCATTACCCGCAAGCTCGAATTCGATGCCGGTCATCGCATTCCCGACCATAAGAGCCAGTGCCGCAATCTGCACGGCCACCGCTACACCCTGGAAATCACGCTGACCGGCGCCGTCATCCATGCCGAAGGCAATTCCGACAATGGCATGATCATGGACTTTTCCGACATCAAGGCCCTGGCCAAGGAACACCTGGTCGATGTCTGGGACCACGCCTTCCTGGTCTACGAAAAGGATGACAAGGTGCGCGACTTCCTGGCCACGCTGCCCGGCCACAAGACGGTGGTCATTGACCGCATTCCCACGGTGGAAAACCTGGCCCAGATCGCCTTTGACATCTTGCGCGCCACTTACACCGACCGCTACGGCACCGGCCTGCGCCTGCACAAGCTGGTGTTGCACGAAACGCCGAACTGCTGGGCCGAGATCACCGATGCCTGA